A part of Flexistipes sp. genomic DNA contains:
- a CDS encoding cupin domain-containing protein has protein sequence MEIIRMGEIEGFINKRGIKAKQLLKNDDVQIMNLILNPGDAVPEHSVPVYVFFYVVEGSGTLKIGDEENVVSAKDIILCPRNTVMSLKADQNETFVVLNVKTPSL, from the coding sequence ATGGAAATTATCAGAATGGGCGAAATTGAAGGATTTATCAACAAAAGAGGAATCAAGGCAAAACAGCTTCTGAAAAATGACGATGTTCAGATTATGAATCTTATTTTAAATCCCGGTGATGCTGTTCCTGAGCATTCGGTACCCGTGTATGTATTCTTTTATGTCGTTGAGGGCAGTGGTACATTGAAGATAGGTGATGAAGAGAATGTAGTTTCCGCAAAAGATATTATTCTATGTCCCCGAAATACTGTAATGTCTCTGAAAGCGGATCAGAATGAAACATTTGTAGTATTAAATGTAAAAACACCGAGCTTATAA